A window of Methanobrevibacter ruminantium contains these coding sequences:
- a CDS encoding class I adenylate-forming enzyme family protein, producing the protein MLNITTFIDANARRLDKEVYYCPSRNLRYNSTEVLEIVSGIGQSLMSKGIEKGDRVLIYLNNSPEYLFSLLAIWRIGAIAIPTNRILTASELNYMITDSDAKLIITDDDANETVKDLNIESYIIEDCESFKGSDVLPACETEWDDLCQLQYTSGTTGKPKGSMLTHGNWFTAIHNACDVLTYKENDTFLCIYPMAHVGIMWAIAALRAGALTITMDFFEINEYLQLCKDEEVSVLSGMPPVIHTLTNLEEEKRENLATVREIISGGGPLHRKIWKKFMGQYNIPIINAYGLSESIVIGTGTVIRPEDYATADRYESVGHPVCFSELKIVDEEDPSISLGHYEHGEIALRGPAIAKGYWGMKKETKESFLEDGWFLTGDIGYIDEDERLFITDRKKDMIVMSGWKIYPTEVEETLIKYPKVDEIAIFSIDDIHRGELPVAAVVWKEEEDPDGLVEYSKEYLARYKVPRKIFTMDELPRVNGWKLLRRELREMYSTKPEE; encoded by the coding sequence ATGTTAAATATAACCACATTTATTGATGCTAATGCACGCAGATTGGATAAGGAAGTCTATTACTGTCCAAGCAGAAACTTAAGATACAATTCAACTGAAGTATTGGAGATTGTATCTGGAATAGGGCAAAGCTTAATGTCTAAGGGCATTGAAAAGGGAGATAGAGTTTTAATTTATTTGAATAACTCTCCAGAGTACCTATTTTCACTCCTTGCAATATGGAGAATCGGTGCAATAGCCATTCCAACAAATAGGATACTAACTGCATCTGAACTGAACTATATGATTACAGATTCTGATGCAAAATTGATAATCACTGATGATGATGCAAATGAAACCGTAAAGGACTTGAACATAGAATCCTACATAATAGAGGATTGTGAAAGCTTTAAGGGAAGCGATGTTCTACCTGCTTGCGAAACCGAATGGGATGACTTATGCCAATTGCAATACACTTCAGGCACAACCGGAAAGCCAAAGGGATCAATGCTAACCCATGGAAACTGGTTTACAGCTATCCACAATGCATGTGATGTTTTGACATACAAGGAAAACGACACATTCCTCTGCATTTATCCAATGGCTCACGTAGGAATAATGTGGGCAATTGCAGCACTTAGAGCTGGAGCATTGACAATTACAATGGACTTCTTTGAAATAAACGAATACCTCCAATTGTGTAAAGATGAAGAGGTAAGTGTATTATCTGGAATGCCTCCTGTAATCCATACATTGACAAACCTTGAAGAGGAAAAAAGGGAAAACCTCGCTACTGTTAGGGAAATCATCAGTGGAGGTGGACCATTGCACAGAAAGATATGGAAAAAGTTCATGGGACAATACAATATTCCAATCATTAACGCATATGGCCTTTCCGAATCAATCGTAATCGGTACCGGAACTGTAATCAGACCTGAAGACTATGCTACAGCAGACAGATATGAAAGCGTTGGGCATCCCGTATGCTTCTCTGAGCTTAAAATCGTTGATGAAGAAGATCCAAGCATTTCCTTAGGCCACTATGAACATGGGGAAATTGCTCTTAGAGGCCCTGCAATAGCTAAAGGGTATTGGGGAATGAAAAAGGAAACCAAGGAATCATTCCTTGAGGATGGTTGGTTCCTAACTGGAGATATAGGTTACATCGATGAGGATGAACGTTTGTTCATTACAGACAGGAAAAAAGACATGATTGTAATGAGCGGATGGAAAATCTACCCAACTGAAGTTGAGGAAACATTGATCAAATATCCGAAAGTGGATGAGATTGCAATTTTCAGCATTGATGACATCCATAGGGGAGAGCTTCCTGTAGCTGCAGTTGTATGGAAAGAGGAAGAGGATCCAGATGGATTGGTCGAATACTCTAAGGAATATTTAGCAAGATACAAGGTCCCAAGAAAGATATTCACCATGGATGAGCTTCCAAGGGTAAACGGCTGGAAACTCCTTAGAAGAGAGTTAAGAGAAATGTATTCAACTAAACCAGAAGAATGA
- the aksF gene encoding homoisocitrate dehydrogenase: MIKIARIDGDGIGKEVTEAGVAVLESLDLNFDFIEAEAGRECYDKNGTTIPEETIKIARNAKATLFGAITSTPGQKSPIITLRQELDTYANLRPIKSFKGINCLFDDLDFLIVRENTEGLYSGNETIDESEEKAIAQRIITRKASERISKLAFEQAIHLKKESVTCVHKANVLKKTDGVFKESFFKVAKDYPNIKANDYYVDATAMYLLTKPQEFDVIVTSNLFGDILSDASAGLVGGLGLAPSGNVGDKHGLFEPVHGSAPDIAGDNISNPIAMILSVSMMLEYLNEDYWAEKVRTACENVLEKGKVKTPDLGGTDKTMDIANEVIREIKDLI; this comes from the coding sequence ATGATAAAAATAGCAAGAATAGATGGAGACGGCATAGGAAAGGAAGTTACAGAAGCAGGAGTGGCTGTTTTAGAATCTTTGGATTTGAACTTCGATTTCATTGAAGCGGAAGCCGGAAGGGAATGCTATGACAAGAATGGAACAACAATCCCTGAAGAAACAATCAAAATAGCAAGAAATGCAAAAGCAACCCTTTTTGGTGCAATCACTTCAACACCAGGTCAAAAAAGTCCAATCATTACACTTAGACAAGAGCTTGACACTTATGCAAATTTAAGGCCTATCAAATCATTCAAGGGCATAAACTGCCTTTTTGATGACTTGGATTTTCTCATTGTACGAGAAAACACTGAAGGATTATACTCAGGCAATGAAACAATTGATGAAAGTGAAGAGAAGGCAATAGCTCAAAGGATAATCACCAGAAAGGCAAGCGAAAGAATATCAAAACTTGCTTTTGAGCAAGCAATACATCTAAAGAAGGAGTCTGTAACCTGTGTTCATAAGGCAAATGTATTGAAAAAGACTGATGGTGTCTTTAAGGAGTCATTCTTTAAAGTGGCTAAAGACTACCCAAACATAAAAGCCAATGATTATTACGTTGATGCAACTGCAATGTATCTCTTGACAAAGCCACAGGAATTCGATGTGATCGTTACAAGCAATCTCTTTGGAGACATATTATCAGATGCTTCCGCAGGTCTTGTCGGAGGATTGGGACTTGCTCCTTCGGGAAATGTTGGAGACAAGCATGGATTGTTTGAACCGGTTCATGGATCTGCACCAGACATTGCAGGAGACAACATTTCAAACCCAATAGCCATGATACTCTCTGTTTCAATGATGCTTGAATACTTGAATGAGGATTACTGGGCAGAAAAGGTCAGAACCGCCTGTGAAAATGTCTTGGAAAAGGGAAAAGTGAAAACACCGGATTTAGGTGGAACAGACAAGACCATGGATATTGCAAATGAAGTTATTAGAGAAATCAAGGATTTAATTTAA
- a CDS encoding HEAT repeat domain-containing protein → MEKSIDDLILDLKDSDDFVREEAIGMLELKGEEAVEPLIAALDERNKDIKIGAAQILAAIGDKRAIPALVKTLGDRNKLVRREASTALTTMGDEAIEPVLAELDNPKWRVRGAACWILGALDAKEALPKLEELLNDESSFVQYGAKDAIHRLKDE, encoded by the coding sequence ATGGAAAAATCTATTGATGATCTTATATTGGATTTAAAGGATTCTGATGATTTTGTAAGAGAAGAAGCAATAGGCATGCTTGAACTTAAAGGTGAAGAAGCAGTTGAACCGCTTATTGCCGCTTTAGATGAAAGAAACAAAGACATTAAAATCGGTGCAGCTCAAATCTTAGCAGCTATTGGTGATAAAAGAGCTATTCCTGCACTTGTAAAGACTTTAGGCGACAGAAACAAATTGGTAAGAAGAGAAGCTTCCACAGCTTTAACCACTATGGGTGATGAAGCTATCGAACCTGTCCTTGCAGAATTGGATAATCCTAAATGGAGAGTCAGAGGTGCAGCTTGCTGGATCTTAGGTGCACTTGACGCTAAGGAAGCTCTTCCAAAACTCGAAGAATTATTAAATGATGAAAGCTCTTTTGTACAATACGGTGCAAAAGATGCAATTCACAGATTAAAAGATGAATAA
- a CDS encoding alpha/beta fold hydrolase, which produces MTKKTINDLNINYELEGEGKTIVFVHGLSDSLAYWKVLSENLKNDYQTLIYDLRGHGESSDDDKNTTINLYQEDLYQLLKALNIENAVFVGLSLGGNIILDLAVNHPEMVNGLVVMSSFPEHDENLKKIFNDFDNAIDQGFVEFFDTILPYTLTDDMLEEHKELLENVKFEAAKTANLEGIKKGINAGYGFNLTDRLNEINVPTLVIAGEEDNLTTLDIQRKISDNIRDCELIVLEKTKHNILIGRNIEKLLNIINDFMLKIG; this is translated from the coding sequence ATGACTAAAAAGACCATTAATGACCTTAATATTAATTATGAACTTGAAGGGGAAGGAAAAACCATTGTTTTTGTTCATGGATTATCTGATAGCTTAGCTTATTGGAAAGTGCTAAGCGAAAACCTAAAGAATGATTATCAAACATTGATTTATGACTTAAGAGGCCATGGAGAATCCTCTGATGATGATAAAAACACTACAATAAACTTGTATCAAGAAGATTTATACCAATTGCTAAAGGCATTAAATATAGAAAATGCTGTTTTTGTAGGGCTTTCATTAGGTGGAAATATCATATTGGACTTGGCTGTAAATCATCCTGAAATGGTCAATGGGCTTGTTGTCATGTCAAGCTTTCCGGAACATGACGAAAACTTGAAAAAGATTTTTAATGACTTTGACAATGCAATAGATCAAGGATTCGTTGAATTCTTCGATACAATCTTGCCTTACACATTAACTGATGATATGCTTGAAGAGCATAAGGAACTCCTGGAAAACGTTAAGTTCGAAGCTGCAAAAACTGCAAATCTTGAAGGAATCAAAAAGGGAATCAATGCAGGATATGGATTTAACCTTACAGATAGGTTAAATGAAATAAATGTTCCTACACTCGTTATTGCCGGAGAAGAGGACAATTTAACCACTTTGGATATTCAAAGAAAAATAAGCGACAACATAAGGGATTGCGAATTGATTGTCCTTGAAAAAACAAAACACAATATATTGATTGGCAGAAACATTGAAAAATTACTGAATATCATTAATGATTTTATGTTAAAAATAGGATAA
- the nikR gene encoding nickel-responsive transcriptional regulator NikR, whose amino-acid sequence MMRISMSLPKKLLAEFDEVLKDRGYQSRSKGIRDALSDYILRYQWMNEMEGQRVGVITIIYDHHFTGVMESLANIQHDFRKEINASMHIHMTHKYCMEVIVVNGDVTQIRDLTERMMRLKGVEHVKLTSTANGESLDHEHSHDLDHDHVH is encoded by the coding sequence ATGATGAGAATAAGTATGTCTTTGCCAAAAAAGCTTTTGGCTGAATTTGATGAAGTTTTAAAAGACAGGGGTTATCAATCACGTTCAAAAGGTATTCGTGATGCTTTAAGCGATTATATTTTAAGATATCAATGGATGAATGAAATGGAGGGTCAAAGGGTAGGTGTAATCACCATTATCTACGATCATCATTTCACCGGTGTTATGGAAAGCCTTGCAAACATCCAGCATGATTTCAGAAAGGAAATTAACGCAAGCATGCACATCCACATGACTCACAAATACTGTATGGAAGTCATTGTTGTAAATGGTGATGTTACACAAATCAGAGACCTTACCGAAAGAATGATGAGACTTAAAGGTGTAGAGCATGTAAAACTTACCTCTACAGCTAACGGTGAGTCCTTAGACCATGAACACAGCCATGACCTTGATCATGACCACGTTCACTAA
- a CDS encoding methyltransferase domain-containing protein, with protein sequence MKFKVNSYHFKLLRDYERLSAFKEAIDDYAIRNGGDSNGSNCKVAFDLGCGSGVLSYFARRYMDKIIAIELNNSTYQLAKENLKEFDNIQVFNDDILSFDFSKLNEKADLIICEMLDTALIDEEEVPVLNRARKFLNDGGEIIPNGMINSAEAVYMNNHFIQYEDDEYSPIYVSLGESVVYSEFDFMDEIDCNFSAEIELKIYGKEELVDEIGFEERLSQEKYEKFNFKENFNIEEDKLKINGIKLTSFTKLNESIICGPTPMLNPEMLIPMEETEVKCSDSVRIKLEYVMGGGVETIRTDVLEIIHQ encoded by the coding sequence ATGAAATTCAAAGTAAATTCCTATCATTTTAAGCTTTTAAGAGATTATGAAAGGCTTAGCGCTTTCAAGGAAGCTATTGATGATTATGCAATAAGAAATGGTGGGGATTCCAATGGCTCAAATTGTAAAGTGGCTTTTGATTTGGGATGCGGTTCTGGAGTTTTAAGCTATTTTGCAAGAAGATATATGGATAAGATTATAGCTATTGAATTAAATAATTCAACCTATCAATTAGCTAAAGAGAACCTTAAAGAATTCGATAACATTCAAGTATTCAATGATGATATATTAAGCTTTGATTTCAGTAAATTAAATGAAAAGGCAGACCTGATTATATGTGAGATGTTGGATACTGCATTGATAGATGAGGAGGAAGTTCCTGTATTGAATCGTGCAAGGAAATTCCTTAATGATGGCGGAGAGATCATACCTAATGGAATGATCAATTCAGCTGAAGCGGTATACATGAACAATCACTTCATTCAGTATGAAGATGATGAATACAGTCCAATTTATGTTTCTTTAGGTGAATCTGTTGTTTATAGTGAATTTGACTTTATGGATGAAATCGATTGCAATTTCTCTGCAGAAATAGAACTAAAGATATATGGTAAAGAAGAGTTGGTGGATGAAATTGGCTTTGAGGAAAGATTAAGTCAGGAAAAGTATGAGAAATTCAATTTTAAAGAAAATTTTAATATTGAAGAAGATAAATTAAAGATTAACGGCATTAAACTAACAAGCTTTACCAAATTGAATGAAAGCATTATCTGCGGACCTACCCCAATGCTAAATCCTGAAATGCTGATTCCAATGGAAGAGACTGAAGTGAAATGCAGCGATTCAGTAAGGATTAAATTGGAATATGTGATGGGTGGCGGTGTTGAAACCATCAGGACTGATGTTTTAGAAATCATTCATCAATGA
- a CDS encoding hydrogenase 3 maturation endopeptidase HyCI has product MLNNFDEISSDIDLFLENCDSLLILGIGNDIRGDDGLGPYIINQLAILKDYILNKSNQNDNNQKINKNGLENKDNEFGFFDNANDINTGNTPLDEGLDSYMNELNVDVNESLIEMLDKTFLINGGSVPENFTGLIKKLDPSHIIMVDASLMKRQAGEINIVNKDNIVDISISTHSMSLAYLIKYLQLEKEYKILFIGIEPEIMDLSFELSDNVKESSDMLIKLLFDKIIAY; this is encoded by the coding sequence ATGTTAAATAATTTTGATGAAATAAGTTCTGATATTGATTTATTTTTAGAAAACTGCGATAGTCTTCTTATTTTAGGTATAGGAAATGATATTCGTGGAGATGATGGTTTAGGGCCATATATAATTAATCAATTGGCTATTTTAAAAGATTATATCTTGAATAAATCAAATCAAAATGATAATAATCAAAAAATCAATAAGAATGGACTTGAAAATAAAGATAATGAATTTGGGTTTTTTGATAATGCAAATGACATTAACACTGGAAATACACCTCTGGATGAGGGTCTTGATTCGTACATGAACGAATTAAATGTTGATGTAAATGAGTCATTGATTGAAATGTTGGATAAAACATTTTTAATTAATGGTGGATCTGTTCCTGAGAACTTTACAGGACTTATTAAGAAACTTGACCCATCTCATATCATAATGGTTGATGCAAGTTTGATGAAAAGGCAAGCTGGTGAGATAAACATTGTAAATAAGGACAATATAGTTGATATAAGCATTTCAACACACTCAATGTCATTAGCATATCTGATTAAATATTTGCAGTTGGAAAAGGAGTATAAGATTCTCTTCATTGGAATTGAACCTGAAATCATGGACTTGTCATTTGAATTGTCTGATAATGTTAAAGAGTCATCAGACATGCTTATAAAACTGTTGTTCGATAAGATTATAGCATATTAA
- a CDS encoding ATP-grasp domain-containing protein produces the protein MKVLFIGSRLYDDVAYHVDKLGVESIITESNEEAPNLDLPTKYYIVPRGMDKPMEIAIEEEVDAIVPLLGIDPPLMSVAVMKEEIEEKHNIPVISSNVNAVSIASDKIKTKEFFKSINLNVPPANVLNRNDFDTEEEFIEKLGFDFPIVLKQGEGQGGKDICITNEFKDVLDYFENFEQALIEKFIEGSEVSIEVIGWNGEYLPLVPVYKGETNLEGIHPIKRLRYGPCNFENMDNEEFRKIAKHIATNLKSEGTIDMDLIYSKEENKVYAIEINTRPSGTRYLSFACTDLNPLNLLVDIAIGKFDVKELEKEMKSYCTLEIPIGDYEGPTPQEPVKEYIKGNFIVHGPKGYQRVTIRGKTREETFEIAKELTGNDYSF, from the coding sequence ATGAAAGTTTTGTTTATTGGATCAAGATTATACGATGATGTGGCTTATCATGTTGATAAATTGGGAGTTGAAAGCATAATTACAGAATCAAACGAGGAAGCTCCTAATTTGGATTTGCCTACCAAATATTATATCGTTCCAAGAGGAATGGATAAGCCAATGGAAATAGCTATTGAAGAGGAAGTTGACGCAATCGTTCCCCTTTTAGGAATTGACCCTCCATTGATGAGTGTAGCGGTCATGAAGGAGGAAATTGAAGAGAAACATAACATTCCAGTAATCTCTTCCAACGTAAATGCCGTATCAATTGCATCCGATAAGATAAAAACCAAGGAATTCTTTAAATCAATCAATCTAAACGTTCCTCCTGCAAATGTCTTGAATAGAAATGACTTTGACACTGAAGAGGAATTTATAGAAAAGTTAGGCTTTGATTTCCCTATTGTCCTAAAACAGGGAGAGGGCCAAGGCGGTAAGGACATTTGCATAACAAATGAATTTAAGGATGTTTTGGATTACTTTGAGAATTTTGAGCAAGCATTGATTGAAAAGTTCATCGAAGGATCTGAAGTTTCCATTGAAGTTATAGGATGGAATGGGGAATACTTGCCGTTGGTACCGGTTTACAAGGGAGAAACCAATTTGGAAGGAATTCATCCAATCAAAAGACTCAGATATGGTCCTTGCAACTTTGAAAATATGGATAATGAAGAGTTTAGAAAAATAGCAAAGCACATTGCAACAAACCTTAAATCCGAAGGAACAATAGATATGGACTTGATTTATTCAAAAGAGGAAAACAAGGTTTATGCAATTGAGATAAACACTCGTCCAAGCGGTACAAGATACCTTTCCTTTGCATGTACGGACTTAAATCCATTGAACTTGCTTGTAGACATTGCAATTGGTAAATTCGATGTAAAAGAGCTTGAAAAGGAAATGAAGAGCTATTGCACTTTAGAGATTCCAATTGGTGATTATGAAGGACCAACTCCTCAGGAACCTGTAAAGGAATACATTAAGGGCAATTTCATTGTTCATGGCCCTAAAGGATACCAAAGGGTAACAATCAGGGGAAAGACTCGTGAAGAAACCTTTGAAATAGCTAAGGAATTAACTGGAAATGATTACAGTTTTTAG
- a CDS encoding glycosyltransferase family 4 protein — MDLTKVIIMFLITFFATVIFTWFVRKTLRDADLSDNPIVSEHRHKAGTPTMGGIAFLFAILLILSLYYKNTDILIISFIMLTGGVMGLLDDLLGLRVKEYQKVVKNISDSIVPIGLLDLGVGEEARITTDKAKEQVGALVDEGKLEIVAEIPIKYEPSEGVKIIVQLLPGLFLAFTGAVATCGGFNLGLLAYPVLIIGVLGAINAVNLIDGMDGLAAGIITIASFACCIYGYMFGNPTALYPFGLLTAICLGFLVFNRYPASIFMGDTGSFILGTGYAAAVFLTDMPYFGLLALAVPIVSTIISLMHRAHIITLPVEPLHHTLNYKGISEIKIVLSYWLLTVAVCAIGILGKLYLFS; from the coding sequence ATGGATTTGACAAAAGTAATTATAATGTTTTTAATAACCTTCTTTGCAACTGTGATATTCACTTGGTTTGTAAGGAAAACATTAAGGGATGCAGACTTGTCTGACAATCCTATAGTAAGTGAACATAGACATAAGGCAGGAACCCCTACAATGGGAGGAATAGCTTTCTTATTTGCTATTTTGCTTATTCTTTCATTATATTATAAAAACACAGATATTTTAATCATTTCATTTATCATGCTTACTGGTGGAGTAATGGGATTGCTTGATGACCTATTAGGTCTTAGAGTAAAGGAATATCAAAAGGTAGTTAAGAACATTAGCGATTCTATTGTTCCTATAGGCCTTCTTGATTTAGGAGTTGGTGAAGAGGCAAGAATCACCACTGACAAGGCTAAAGAGCAAGTAGGCGCATTGGTTGATGAAGGCAAGCTTGAGATTGTAGCTGAAATTCCAATCAAATACGAGCCAAGTGAAGGAGTAAAAATCATTGTACAGCTATTGCCTGGTTTATTCTTGGCATTTACCGGTGCTGTAGCAACTTGCGGTGGATTCAACTTAGGCCTTTTGGCATATCCTGTTTTGATCATAGGTGTATTAGGTGCAATCAATGCAGTGAATCTCATTGATGGTATGGACGGTTTAGCTGCTGGAATAATAACTATTGCATCATTTGCATGCTGCATTTACGGATACATGTTTGGAAATCCAACAGCACTTTATCCATTTGGACTCTTGACTGCAATCTGTCTAGGATTCTTGGTATTCAATAGGTATCCTGCTTCAATATTCATGGGAGACACCGGTTCATTTATTTTAGGTACAGGTTATGCTGCAGCAGTTTTCCTAACTGACATGCCTTACTTTGGATTGCTCGCATTGGCTGTTCCAATAGTATCAACAATCATAAGCTTAATGCACAGAGCTCATATAATCACATTGCCTGTAGAGCCATTGCATCATACCTTGAATTACAAGGGAATCTCTGAAATCAAGATTGTTTTAAGCTATTGGCTACTTACTGTAGCAGTATGTGCAATTGGAATTTTAGGAAAACTTTATCTCTTTTCATAA
- a CDS encoding Mur ligase family protein, with protein sequence MSKTYFLNELADSVSSLNTFSIDQLADSIGGKIYGSNGYKASNGFTGIFETLNEAHEGDIVIRHWINGRGVEIANEKNVACLITLTPKEDALEMAEKLQFPVIVVDRIEFANAFAIKWTIDNLVPDCKRVVISGTNGKSTSSHMIYHILSHAGYNVFTNTDAKSEFNTLIDPMVAKLISEEVLANQGVDPRLFNFICDIPNKEVFDYLVIEVSEVQGWGTDLMENHALIMSSAINPDVGVVTNVAMDHIGLVNSIEDVFEETSGVVKATSKGGVVLNFDDENVLNMKQFLNDGVDAYFTSMEKGLIEDYDANSDKKVYFDRDEKKIKYDGESILSFEELPFTGEHFIRNILSAISACISLEIPIEDIVDGVKTYRPLSRRFTRLYDEPIVIDDFAHNPDGIKNTVRASYDLAEQLDKNDLYVACAIRGSRGETLNGLNSEALAEVIKELRHRNDDLIEKDPSAKKRKIYLTLSSSVDLVDHLNYVEDFEKDIFFAKLDEKHIKYNHFEKLYDALGYIMETADNDDVVLLIGAQGMDPASEVLKDILGH encoded by the coding sequence ATGTCAAAAACATATTTTTTAAATGAATTAGCAGATTCAGTATCTTCTTTAAACACTTTTTCTATCGATCAGCTTGCAGATTCCATTGGTGGAAAGATTTATGGATCCAATGGCTATAAGGCTTCAAATGGATTTACAGGAATATTCGAAACATTGAATGAAGCTCATGAGGGAGATATTGTAATAAGGCATTGGATTAACGGCAGGGGTGTTGAAATAGCAAATGAGAAGAATGTCGCTTGCCTAATCACATTGACTCCTAAGGAAGATGCTTTGGAAATGGCAGAAAAACTCCAGTTTCCAGTGATTGTAGTTGATAGAATTGAATTTGCAAATGCATTTGCAATCAAATGGACAATTGACAATTTGGTTCCTGACTGCAAAAGAGTGGTAATCAGTGGAACAAACGGTAAATCCACAAGCTCCCATATGATTTATCATATCCTATCCCATGCAGGATACAATGTATTTACAAATACCGATGCAAAGTCTGAATTCAACACCTTGATTGACCCGATGGTTGCAAAATTGATTTCAGAAGAGGTTTTGGCAAATCAGGGAGTTGACCCAAGATTATTCAATTTCATATGTGACATTCCAAACAAGGAAGTATTTGATTATCTTGTCATAGAAGTTTCAGAAGTGCAAGGTTGGGGAACAGATTTAATGGAAAACCATGCATTGATCATGTCTTCAGCAATCAATCCGGATGTTGGAGTTGTAACAAATGTTGCAATGGACCATATTGGTCTTGTAAACTCAATAGAGGACGTTTTTGAAGAGACATCCGGTGTAGTTAAGGCTACAAGCAAAGGAGGGGTTGTCCTCAATTTTGATGATGAGAATGTCTTGAACATGAAACAGTTTTTAAATGATGGCGTTGACGCTTACTTCACTTCAATGGAAAAAGGTCTAATCGAAGATTATGATGCAAATAGTGATAAGAAAGTCTATTTTGACAGAGATGAAAAGAAGATAAAGTATGATGGTGAATCAATTTTAAGCTTTGAAGAGCTTCCATTTACCGGAGAGCATTTTATCCGAAATATCCTTTCTGCAATTTCTGCATGCATTTCATTGGAGATTCCAATTGAGGATATTGTAGATGGAGTTAAAACTTACAGGCCTTTAAGCAGAAGATTCACAAGGCTTTACGATGAGCCTATAGTCATTGATGACTTTGCACATAATCCGGATGGAATAAAGAACACAGTCAGGGCAAGCTATGACTTGGCAGAGCAATTGGATAAGAATGACTTGTATGTTGCCTGTGCAATCAGAGGTTCCCGTGGTGAAACATTGAATGGCCTTAATTCAGAGGCTTTGGCAGAAGTGATTAAGGAATTGCGTCACAGAAATGATGACTTGATTGAAAAGGACCCAAGCGCTAAGAAAAGAAAGATCTACTTAACATTATCCTCAAGCGTTGATTTGGTGGACCATTTGAATTATGTTGAAGACTTTGAAAAGGACATATTCTTTGCCAAATTGGATGAGAAGCATATCAAGTACAATCATTTTGAAAAGCTGTATGATGCTTTAGGATACATTATGGAAACTGCAGACAATGATGATGTTGTATTGTTGATTGGTGCACAAGGAATGGATCCTGCATCAGAGGTATTGAAAGATATTTTAGGACATTAA
- a CDS encoding zinc ribbon domain-containing protein — MMSNFKYCPMCGTQREDGSQFCKNCNFEFLVGKYVKLDDEKSSQDEKIEVEKVSQEEFVESNEMLRQTKDKINCCIAKYLNYELTNQYNETYEENINISITQYISHSSDSSFDDIFEKEYLEKFENLIHDEKFVDSKNIFIQWIGENRGHLPGMVLNQYKVPIQSNIDSLKNVISLDLVESDENEKFKNLLNEYLDFEKEFLENLI, encoded by the coding sequence ATGATGTCCAATTTTAAGTATTGTCCAATGTGTGGAACACAAAGAGAAGATGGAAGTCAATTTTGTAAAAATTGCAATTTTGAATTTTTAGTTGGAAAGTATGTAAAGTTAGATGATGAAAAGTCTTCTCAAGATGAAAAAATTGAAGTTGAAAAAGTCTCTCAGGAAGAGTTTGTTGAATCAAATGAAATGTTAAGACAAACTAAGGATAAAATTAATTGTTGTATTGCCAAGTATCTAAATTATGAACTGACTAATCAATATAATGAAACTTATGAAGAAAATATCAATATTAGTATAACTCAATACATATCCCATAGTTCAGATAGTTCATTTGATGACATTTTTGAAAAAGAGTATCTTGAAAAATTTGAAAATTTGATTCATGATGAAAAATTTGTAGATTCAAAAAATATTTTCATTCAATGGATTGGTGAAAATAGGGGTCACTTGCCAGGTATGGTATTGAATCAATATAAAGTTCCAATTCAATCAAACATTGATAGTTTGAAAAATGTAATTTCATTAGATCTGGTTGAGAGTGATGAGAATGAAAAGTTCAAGAATCTATTGAATGAATATTTGGATTTTGAAAAAGAGTT